AAGCAGATGCACAAACATAGGATGAAGTGGTGTAACGGAAAAAGTTATTTGAAAAATACAAATTATATGCGCAACGAAGGAACGTGTTATTACGGAAACGGAGAATATTCGACTCGTGATTTTGCGGAAAAGTACAATTATAAAATCTTAGAATGGAGTGATTACATGGACAAAGAATTTACCAAGTCAGATTTAAAAGACGGAATGGTGGTCGAATATAATGATAACTATTTCGGGAAAAGACTTGTTATAGGCGGCTTTTTGATTGGCGAAGATGGATATTCGGATTTGGGAGACTATAACGAAAACTTAAAAAATGTGGCAAGCGGTTTAGAAATAGTTAGGGTATATAAGATTAAATGCATGGGAAAAATTAGCAGTATCATGGAAGACCACAACCTTGAACTCATCTGGGAGCGCAAAGAACCAAAGAAAATGACAGTGGAAGAAATGCGACAGAAGTTGGAAGAACTGACAGGAGAGGAAATTGAGGTGACGGCATGACCAGAGAAACCATGAAACACAGAAGGGAGACAGCAGACCCCGTGAGAAAGATAGAAGCATACAAGATGGCAACGAGAAAGCCCTGTGAGACAGCTTTAAAGCAAAAGGGGCATAAAGCCTTTGCCTGCGACTTTAAAGGCGGTGAGAGGGCGAATAAGGACACTCTGGAATACATTGCAGAAAAGCATAACATCAAAGAACCGATTCCGGGAGGTGATTAAGGTGGACAAGAAAACACTGAAAAAGTACAAACCAAACAAAGATAGACTTATCCGGATTGAGAACCAGATACAAGAACTCTGCGAACGGGAACCAACTGTTGTTATGGGGAAAGTAACTGGATCCAGTGCAGATTTCCCATACACGGAAGTGCGAACATCAGTCCAGATGTATGATCCTTACGAAGACGAGAATGTAAGACAGCAGATTAGGCGAAAAGAAGCGGACAGGCTGCGGATCCTGAAAGAGCAAGAAGAAGTCGAAGACTACATAAATGGGATTGATGATCCGGAGATTAAAGAGATATTTGAGTTGCACTATCTTGAGGGGAAAACCCAGCAAAAAGTCGCAGATGAAATTGGATATACCCAGGCGCGAGTATCGCAGATTATAAGCGCACAGCTTAAAGATTTATAGCATTTATATTTTACTTATGCTATAATTATCCTAGAACGATTGTATATTGTTCTAAAACAATCTTTCCAAACATTCAGAACACCGCCGGACTTTTACCCTTTCTTGTCTGGCGGTGTTTTTATGCCGTGGTCAGTTGGGACAAGCGGGTTCGAACCCCGCGCACGGTTTAGTAGCATATCATGGTAAATATTAAAAATCCGGAATGCCGTGGAAGTGCTACGAGTGATATCACAAAACGCAGATATCCGCAGATCTGCAAAACAAACAAAAATAGATTCAGCAATCTATATTTAGTGTAATCAGCGTACCCGAGTGCGGATAGGGTAAAGGATGTCGATAAAGGGCATCCTATGGGTGTATAGCTCAGTTGGCAGAGCAATCGGCTGTTAACCGATGTGTCGTAGGTTCGAGTCCTGCTATACCCGTTGCGGACTACTGCAAGGTTTCCTCCTTTTTCTTATAAATTTTGATTGTGTATTTGGTTATTTTGGTTTTTGTTGGCATTTGTAATTCTTTCGAGCAGTAGTCCTAAATTCTTGGCATCCAGAGATGGGTGCTTTTTGTTTGGAGGGGAAAATGAAATATACAAACCTAAGAAATTATGAAAATCTACAAAAAGCAATAATGGAAGGGAGCGGAGATTATGATATTCCAGTAATTTTCCCGCAAGAATTTCATGGAGATTGTCAGTTCATCCCTTTTAATGCTGCTAAAACTATCAAAAACAGAAAAGGAAAAGCAGTTCATTTTTTTGTGGATGACTATCAATTCGTAAGATTGTGGTCAAATATCGATGCGTATATTCCGAT
This window of the Mediterraneibacter gnavus ATCC 29149 genome carries:
- a CDS encoding sigma factor-like helix-turn-helix DNA-binding protein, which gives rise to MDKKTLKKYKPNKDRLIRIENQIQELCEREPTVVMGKVTGSSADFPYTEVRTSVQMYDPYEDENVRQQIRRKEADRLRILKEQEEVEDYINGIDDPEIKEIFELHYLEGKTQQKVADEIGYTQARVSQIISAQLKDL